A segment of the Filifactor alocis ATCC 35896 genome:
GGATAACTACTCCTGCTGTCTTTGCGGATTCTCCTTACTATGTAGATTATCAAAATATCGTGACAATTCCAAATGCACCGTTTGTGACCTGTATGGTGAGAGAGAGAGCAAATCCTGTTCATGTTGTCGCAGATGTGCAAATAGACATCAAACTGTTGCAAGACGATAGCTTAGAGGAAAAGCACTTGAGCCGACAAGCAATTTTGAGAATGGTAGAACTGGACAAGCAGATTGAGATAGATTGAATAGGAAAATCATATTTGATTGCAAGGGATGATGCGCTATGAGAAAAATAATGACAAAAGCAATTTGTATCAAGAATATCACAACATTCAGTTTTATGACACTCACATCTTTTCTTGTGTTAGGAGTCTTTGTTGTGAAATTGATAGAAGATATTCAAAAAGGGAAAGAGCTTTTTATCCCGGGAGTAGCAGTTTTGTTTGCAGGAGCGATAGTTGTTATGGTATTCAGCATCATACAAATTGTAAAGCATATCAGGATGTTAACCAAACTTTAGGATATGGAGTATGAGTTTGGTTTATATGACTTTGGCTTATAATGGTGTGGAATGATATAGTAAAACAGAATCATATTCTGAAAGAAAGCTTGATAGGTTTTCTTTCAAGAACCTAACGATAGGAGAGAAGGAGAAAAGGATGGAATTATCAAAAGAGTGGTTGGAACAATATGAACAAGTGAAAGATTTGTTGGTATCACCGGTGAATTTTTCCGAACTTTTTAAAAGTGATGAAGTAGAGGGAAAAAATCTTTTTTTGTTAAATATGGGTACGGTAAACTTTACGACAGATGAGATTTTGGCAAGAGATCCTCTTGTTTGGCTCAAAAGAGAAGAAGAGCCATACTTTACCAAAGTACCGATGGGAACATATCCTCTTGAAACTTTAGTGGTAGAATTGGAAGAAGATCATTACAGATATATAGCCAGCAGAGTGAGATTCCATGAGAAGGATTCCGTTGTCTATCGTCAAGCATTGGAAGGTACTGAAAATTTGGAAGGTATCGACAGTGACAGTTTCTTCGGTTTCAATGTGGATGCAGGCCTTGCAACTATCGTTGATACCAACACAAGAGATGCCTATTGTGATTTTGTGGACGCTTGGGAAAAAGAACATCCGGAAGGAAATATGTATGATGATTTTTTTGCAGAGGAATTTAGAAAAAGCTATCTTGAGCATCCTGAATTTCAAAGAGACGGCGGAGACTGGATTAACTTTAAAATTCCAAATACAGAATATACTGTACCGATGATTCAATCAGGGTTTGGAGACGGAAAGTATCCTGTCTATTTCGGTTATGATGAATCAGGAGAGCTCTGTGATGTGGTGATGGAATATATTTATGTTGGAGCTGAAGAAACAGACGAAGAAGAATAGTTTGTCAACATAAAGTGGTAGAGAGGAAGTAAGCGAATGCAGGCGATACTTCCTCTTTGATTTTTTGGATAGAACCGATGTGTTGAATCTGATGTTTGACTGAAACAGAAAGAAATAAAAAGGAAAAGTAGTCAAGACGACGATGACTCAAAAGAGTGTTCTGAAACTCCCGTTTTTGGAAAATATGATTTGCTTACTTCCAAAGATTGGAATACAATATTATCATATTGGTAAGAGGAGAAGATAGTATGGTTTTTGACGGACAAAATGATGTTGCAATTTTCAAAATAGGATACATGGAAGATCATACCGGAAAATTTGATGAAAGACTTGAAAAGTGTGGAATAACTGTTCATTATGAAACAGAACCTCCTCGGGGCGACGGTATTTATTCTGTTATTCTAAGTGGGAATCAAAAACTTCCGTTTTGGATATATGATCGGGATATTATTTTGGTAGGAGAAGACTTCATGATAGTAGAAAGTGTTCAGTATGATACATTTGAACCGATTTCAACTGTTATGATTGACATCAAAAAAGCAAGATATGCAGATTTCAAAGAATGGTATCCGGATATTTGTGTTACAAAGGATGGAATAGAGTTGGACAATCGATTCCACAAAGTGAAAAAAATGATTTTAAAGAACACCTGTGATTTAGAGTGGATAGACTTATCGACTGGAATTGGAACAACAAAGTGAGAAAATCAAATGGAATATGGTAAGAATGTCAGGACACTTCAAATAAAGAGCAAGACAATCACTTGATTGTTAGAGTAAGATATTAGTAGCAAATAACGGTTTATGTTCTATTTCTTCTGATGTTCCGGTTCATCCATAACCAATCGATATCATTTCAGTTTCTATTGTGAAACAGCAACACAGTTTCGTATGGAACACATTTGCAGAGAATAAGAAAGAGATAGTTTAAGTTGACAAAGGAGTTTCAAAAAGGCAAAAACAGATTACGTGAGATTGGATTATGGTCAAACGAAAAGGTTTGGGAGGATGAAATGAATTTAATCGCAAGCATTGGTAAGAGTGCAGAAAACAAAACAGTAGGAAGAATCGGAGGGAATCTACCTTGTTTATTTCTTGATAGAGAAAGTGAAATAGAAGGATATCGGTTCTATATGATGTTTCAAAATCCGGACAATCATGAAGAATACTTTTCTATCTTTGTGCCGGAAGATTATGGTGTTATGATTGACAACAATACCTATCCCAATTGTTCGGTAAAGGTCTTTTCTCATCGTTTTTCAAAAGAGAGTGACAACACAAACTATACCTTGAAGGGTATCAAGAAATCATTTCTTACCGGATATTCTGAGGTGGATGACAATACCTTTGATTTTTTCACAAAATCGAGATTCCCTCAATTGATACAGGAGGAATCGTATGATACGGAGAAATTAGAGAAAGAGGGATATGAGTTTTTTGTTCAAATAGATGAGGATTATTACACAGAAGATTTGATAAATGAGAATTATATCTTCGGTTACGGAGCATTGTACTTGTATCGACATTCTGAAAATGGAACTGTGATTGCTGGTTTTTGGCAATATTCATAATCATAATGTTGCAACATTACAATCTGTACAAAAGATATGTTCGACAGAGAATAAAAGGATAGTGATGTCTGAGAATACTTTGGGAATATCATGTATGGTTCTATCGGAGAGGGTAGATTTCTGCCAAAAATGTTTATCAATTGATGAGATGGAACAAAATCATGACAATATAAAAATAAATTTACTTGTAATAGAGATTTGTATGAGTAGAAACATTAAAAAAGATGATTTGAAATAAGGAGGAAAGTATGGGAATTTTTAAAAATCCGTTTGGGAAGAAGAACAAAAAACCGGAACAGAAAGGACAACTGGTTTTGTCAATGCCGATGTTTCAAGGTGACAGTTCGTATTCAGCAGATAAAGTGATACAGGATTTACAATCTTATTGGGGGCTGAAAGTGGATGAGATAGAACATAGTGATACGACAATATCATTCAACATTGATGGGGAGGTTATTGTGATTGGATTGATACCTGCACCGATACCGGATGAGGAATTTGAATCCATGTACAGCTACTCCTATCTTTGGGAAGATGCAGAACAAGAAATCAAAGAGCATACACAACATGCAATCGTATCTATATTGGGCAGCAGCACATCTGCACTCAAACGGTATTCCATCTTGTCCAAAGTCAATGCCTCTATTTTAAGAACTTCCGAAACTGCAATAGGGGTATATCAAGGAGCATCGACATTACTGCTTCCAAAAGATTTTTATATCGACCTTGCAGATTTGT
Coding sequences within it:
- a CDS encoding DUF4261 domain-containing protein is translated as MGIFKNPFGKKNKKPEQKGQLVLSMPMFQGDSSYSADKVIQDLQSYWGLKVDEIEHSDTTISFNIDGEVIVIGLIPAPIPDEEFESMYSYSYLWEDAEQEIKEHTQHAIVSILGSSTSALKRYSILSKVNASILRTSETAIGVYQGASTLLLPKDFYIDLADLLLEDLLPVQLWVYIGIINNNDKTGLYTYGMKEFGKSEIEIIDTSMESDDAYVFLLTVLQYIIEQDVTLEHGETIGLTEDQKIKITESKAIYLDGNSLKLEL
- a CDS encoding DUF4241 domain-containing protein, producing MELSKEWLEQYEQVKDLLVSPVNFSELFKSDEVEGKNLFLLNMGTVNFTTDEILARDPLVWLKREEEPYFTKVPMGTYPLETLVVELEEDHYRYIASRVRFHEKDSVVYRQALEGTENLEGIDSDSFFGFNVDAGLATIVDTNTRDAYCDFVDAWEKEHPEGNMYDDFFAEEFRKSYLEHPEFQRDGGDWINFKIPNTEYTVPMIQSGFGDGKYPVYFGYDESGELCDVVMEYIYVGAEETDEEE